A section of the Scylla paramamosain isolate STU-SP2022 unplaced genomic scaffold, ASM3559412v1 Contig66, whole genome shotgun sequence genome encodes:
- the LOC135098485 gene encoding conserved oligomeric Golgi complex subunit 6-like — MQETVAEAFVRCFQLTPDEVATIKGSTRESPITPEFFTILDKTQKIRSNTKYLLQTGHQNTALDVAEQTNVCREAGLERLYRWCQGQCCSPDPSPLLTQALAALQERPVLFNLVVEEWVVAVRRGWLVRGFLDALTIGGPGGAPRPIQLQAHDPPLGYVGDMLAWVHQALPSEREAVQSLFVKCSNLDPTEQTRSAVASVSESVCRPPRTRIERTIVTDQHREGGKKPVMLYKISNLLRFYHNTVLQVTDAGLLVATLDELHQLSYKMFLYQHCRVK; from the exons ATGCAGGAGACAGTGGCTGAGGCATTTGTGAGGTGCTTCCAATTGACACCAGATGAGGTAGCCACCATCAAGGGGTCCACCAGAGAGTCTCCCATCACCCCAGAGTTCTTTACCATCTTGGACAAGACACAGAAGATACGCAGCAACACCAAGTACCTCCTGCAG aCGGGCCACCAAAACACTGCCTTGGACGTGGCGGAGCAAACGAACGTGTGCCGTGAAGCAGGTCTGGAGAGGCTGTACCGCTGGTGTCAGGGGCAGTGTTGCTCCCCAGACCCCTCACCTTTGCTCACACAAGCCTTAGCAGCTCTGCAGGAGAGACCAGTGCTTTTCAA cctggtggtggaggagtgggtggtggcggtgagacGAGGATGGCTGGTGAGGGGCTTCCTGGATGCTCTCACCATAGGAGGACCTGGAGGAGCACCACGACCCATACAGCTGCAGGCACATGACCCCCCCCTGGGCTACGTGGGGGACATGCTGGCATGGGTGCATCAGGCCCTCCCTTCTGAACGTGAGGCAGTCCAATCACTTTTTGTCAAGTGCTCCAATCTAG ACCCAACAGAGCAGACAAGGAGTGCTGTGGCCAGCGTATCGGAGAGTGTTTGCCGTCCTCCCAGAACCAGAATTGAGCGGACCATTGTGACAGACCAGCATcgggagggaggcaagaaacCCGTCATGTTGTACAAGATAAGCAACCTCCTCAGATTCTATCACAACACTGTTTTGCAG GTGACTGATGCAGGACTGCTGGTGGCCACTCTTGATGAACTCCACCAGCTAAGCTACAAGATGTTTTTATATCAGCACTGCAGAGTCAA GTGA